cctcatattaatcacttgctcaaaatacatgtttatagtccaaaagttgattaaaagagtgaaaagaataaaatcagtgaatctgcgacccacagaaggcgtccagcaaagaacgataaaactgaagtgcttttgttgctgttgttttaagactgccaGGCGTCTGTCCTTGTCACTGTAGAGGAACGACTGTCtgtggaagtctgttcttcgtgttcttcaggatcttcgtgtagcagcagcagcagcagcagagacgggcttcctgtaatctctgattctcgcctcctgagctctcctctcgaccccaaactctccgttcttcttctaggggacctaagcatcctatttatacacaaaagggtcattgaatctttcccaaatcgcatcaaaattccctttttcctttcttggcagtcacggcaataatcgcttcccaaatttgttttacgcgtttctgagctctcccacttatatcaaactcttccttagatagaatatgtacctttggaacgaattttaggtctttattctctctgaatttcctaaaacaaatccacatagctgtatttccttattcacctctgtttcctttttccggcaattccagcccaatttgatcaaTCCAAACACATGTATTAACCCTATctagccatgagaagtccagcCCACTCGAGCTTAGCAATTAAATCTCCATAAAACATATCCAATAATCGAGTCCAAAATTTTCCAGGCGCTgcacagtttcccgccaaaatttctaatttgaaacatgaagaaggtgacctcccccttatccattccgggggtgcgaatagcaagtggggttgaaataaaattcttgggtggaaataaccaaaacttgtgtgcctttagtaatttttctgggttacttccggtacacttctggggcgcttccggtatgttatcaacggaggtccaaatgccatgtttttagccaatttcgccgcaaaaccttatttttccaaaaacacctacaaataaataaaataaccaaataagtataaaatcgagcactaacactatatacaattgagatatattagacgcataaatgcgtctatcaactgcCGAAAAACTGGGACTCTTAGAAAATGATCAGAGTGCGAGAGCGTCTTTGGATGAAGCATCAACGGTCAAGATGTCGTATGCTCTAAGAAGACAATTCGCATCCATCTTGCACTTTTTTAATCTGAAGGGCGTGAGAGAATTATGGGATGAATTTTTCAACAGCATGGTCGAGGATTACTCGAGTTCAAGCAATACAAGCTCGACATTCTTATCAGATCGTATTCTTTGTTAGTTGAATTTGATACTTAAGTAGCACGATAAAAATATATCCATGTATGATCTACCTCCGATTGTTGGAAAATTGGGTGAGGAAGTTGAGATTTCGAGTTTGATTCAAGAGGAGTTGTCGATTCCAATATCTGACGAGGACCTGTTTTCTGTCCAAAAGTTGAATGAAGACCAGTCTAGGGCCTACGATACAATCATGGGAGAAATTGGGAGAAAGAAAAGCAAAGTATTCTTCATAGATGGTCTGGGAGGTACTGGGAAGACCTATCTGTATCGTGCTATTCTGGCGACTGTCAGGAAAAATGGTGGTATTGCATTAGCAACAGCTACGTCGGGAATAGCTACTACTAAGATTCCTGGTGGGAGCACAACACACTCAAGGTTCAGCTTCCGATGACACCGACATAAACTTCAAGGTGTCGTACGAAGAAAAAAACCGAGGAAGCTCAACTTTTGAAGCATGCTACCGTCCTTATGTGGGATGAAGATGCGATGGCGCACCGCTACTCTTTGGAAGCATTTGATCGTGCGATAAGAGATATCACAGGAATTGCTGAACCATTTGGTGGAAAGATTCTAATCATGGGAGATGATTTCCTCCAGGTACTACCAGTGATTCCAAGGAGTACAAGGGGACAGACAGTCGATGCATGTCTTAGAAGGTACattgcatttttttttcttgtaagatCAAGAAAAAATTGTTTTATATTGGTATGTGATACCTAGTGTTTCGAACTGATGAGTTGCATTACATTATTAACATGTCACATTTGTGGGAAAACGTACATATTTTGCATCTGAAGAAGAATATGCATTCAGTCGAGGATGCATCTTATTCTGAGTTTTTGATTCGTGTTGGTGACGGGGATGAACCTTGCGTTGCTAATGAGATGATAAAGGTTCCGGAAGATATGGTCATACCATGTGTTAGTGATGCTTCTTTGTCTCAGCTTATGGATGTTACATTTCCAAACTTGATAGAAAATGCCAGAGACGATGACTACATGGTCAATAAAGCATTGATTACACCATTAAACGAGTACGTCGAGAAGCTTCATGACCGAGTACTTAGCATCTTTCCTGGAAAAGAGGTTTTATTCTACTCATTTGATACTGTGGATGACAACACTCACGATCTTTACCAACAAGAATACCTCAACAACATTGCTCCTGGAGGTTTGCCATCGCACATTTTGAAACTAAAGATCGGTGCGCCGATTATGTTGTTATGGAA
This DNA window, taken from Papaver somniferum cultivar HN1 chromosome 3, ASM357369v1, whole genome shotgun sequence, encodes the following:
- the LOC113359189 gene encoding uncharacterized protein LOC113359189 — its product is MAHRYSLEAFDRAIRDITGIAEPFGGKILIMGDDFLQKNMHSVEDASYSEFLIRVGDGDEPCVANEMIKVPEDMVIPCVSDASLSQLMDVTFPNLIENARDDDYMVNKALITPLNEYVEKLHDRVLSIFPGKEVLFYSFDTVDDNTHDLYQQEYLNNIAPGGLPSHILKLKIGAPIMLLWNVDAKNGLCNGTRFIIKELFRNCIDAVIISGNYIGTRVFIYRMPLEPPENLKLSYKFKCKQFPIRLCFAFTVNKVQGKMIENTVSFSLNMCSAMVNCTLLSREEYQVATRKY